Part of the Methylophaga nitratireducenticrescens genome is shown below.
CTTCTGGAAATTCGGATTCCCCAAGGGTTTTTAACACCCGCTGAAATTGTCTGGCAGCATACACTGTGGTCACACTGCCAAGCAGAATAAACGCCAGGCCAATGACAAAGGTCATGGTGGTGTTCAAGCGTTCCTGACCATTTGATAATACTTCAATTAATAAACCAGAACGTTCAATCAAAAAACCGAACATGATAAACGTCAAGCCAGTACGATTCCATGCGAGTAATGTGCGCTCTGCAGCGAATAAAACCCGCGGATCCTGGAGATAGGACATTGATTAAACCGCCTTTATTTTGCGTTTTCTCAACCAGTTTTTAAGCTTGGCGCTTAATTTGTGAAAAAAACGATGTTTGTTGCCAGCGGCTTCGCTGGTCAGAAAGTTTATCTGAATAGAACGACGCATACCTTCAAAACTTGGATAACCATGCCAGCAGTTATCCGTCACCTTAAACGCGACTAATGAGCCGGGGCCGGGAATGATTTCATCGACATAATTTTCCATATCCTGTGCATTATTCAAAATACGCAAGCGTCCCGTGGCAGCATCCCAGCTTTCATTCAGATAAATCAATATGGTGACCAGCTTGGTTTTGGAGTCAGTGTGAATGCGCCCATCTTTTTGTCGTGAATAGCCCCGCAAGGTCATCATCATCGGCAGTTCCATCACTTTTACATCAAATTTTTCACAAATAACTTGTCGGAATTCTGGACTATCGATGGAATCAAGGAAGGCTTTGAAATCAGGATTTACCGGTACATCATCAACGTTGAAACTACCACCATCACCGATGTCAGGGAAATCTCCAATCACACGATCCAGCACATCCTGACGGATCGATCGCTCCACCTTGAAAAAAGGGAAAGGTACGGTGTTGACTGTCGCAGTTTTCAAGGCCTGCATATCCAGCACTGAATTCATAGGATTTCTCATTAATGCACGTAAAGTAATTACCACATATGATAGTACAAAATAGTCTTACAATCAGATTACTGATTGGAATACATCAGTTATTTTACTAACCATAAGTAACGAAGATATTGAACCAATGAATAAATGAATGATTCTATTTTGCAGCAACCCAGCAGAAGTTGATATGGTCATTAACTAAACGCTAAACAGGAGATATCCATGTCAAAATGGCACGAAGGTCGGGTTGTAGAAAATAAACAATGGACCTCCACTCTACATTCTCTGAAGGTTGAGGCGCCCCTGGAAATGTTTGAAGCTGGACAATTTACCCGACTCGCACTGGACATTGACGGTGAAGAAATCAGTCGACCATTTTCGCTGGTGAATGCACCTGGCGAACAACCGCTGGATTTTTATTTTATTGAAGTACCTGGCGGAATATTCTCAACAAAGCTGGCAAAGCTTAATCCCGGAGATAGCGTCAAGGTTGCTACCAAGGCCACAGGGTTATTAACACTTAAACAACTGCCCCCAGCCAAAAAGCTATTTTTACTGGCCACTGGTACCGGTATTGGTCCGTTTTTATCCATTATTAAAACAGCCGAGGTGTGGCAACAATTTGAACGGATAACGCTGGTCCATGCTGTGCGATATATGGAAGAGTTGACCTATCAACAAATGATTCGCAACATCGCCGAAAATCATACGCATCAATTCAGTTATATTCCGATGGTAAGCCGTGAGGCATGTGACTACGCTATTGCTGGTCGGATTCCTGCAGCGATAATGGACTCTAAACTTGAGTTACGTGCCGGGGGAAGTATCGATAATGACAGTCATGTCATGCTGTGTGGTAATCCGGATATGGTGCAGGATACGATGAATGTGCTGTTAAAACGCGGGCTCAGGAAGCATAGTCGACGCGAACCAGGGCATATCAGCATTGAAAAGTATTGGTAGTAAAATGAAGTAGTTATGATATTCATTTGATCCAGAAAACACGTTATTTGAACCAAATATTCTTCAACCAGTCACTAGTGGCATAGCAATTGCTCTTAATTCATGAACGCTGGCTTTGTAACAGAATCATCATATTGCATTGCAAATTGTACTAAAAAGTCACATTGTTAACAGACAAGGTTTTATAACGGATCACCCGACAATTTTGTTGTTCGGTCCAAAACAGGGGAGGGCTCATGTCAGATGTCTGGCAAGACACCATCACCACAGCTGAAACAATCCGCCGTGAACTCCACGCTCATCCGGAAATGGGCTGGCAGGAACATCGCACTGCTGAGCGCGTACGTGAGATCCTCAGCCATCTGAATATTCCTTGGCGTTGCTGCGCCGGCACCGGAACAGTCGGCATAATTAATCCCAAGGGCACCACAGCACCACATATTGCTCTGCGCGGTGATATGGATGCATTGCCGCTTCACGAAGCCACTTTAAAAGTGTGGAGTTCAATGAATGAGGGGTGTATGCATGCCTGTGGTCATGATGGTCACACTGCTACCTTATTAGCGACTGCAAAATGGCTTAAGTATCACGAAGCGCAATTGAAAGGACCTGTCAGCCTGGTTTTTCAGCCAGCCGAAGAAGGGGGGCATGGCGCCAGAGAAATGATCAAAGATGGCGCGCTTGATGGGGTTGACGAAATTTATGGCTGGCACAACTGGCCGGCCATTGCATTTGGTCAAATGCTTTGTCCCGATGCGTTGGTGATGTGTGGGAATGGCACGTTTAAAATTACCCTGCACGGACAAGGCGGCCATGCCAGCCAGCCGGAACTGTGCCGTGATCCAGTGTTAGCGGCCAGTGCGATTACCCTTAATTTGCAACAGATTATCAGTCGCCGGCTAGCGCCTCAGCAAGCTGCAGTGATCAGCGTTACTTCAATTGAAGCGCCAAGTGCGCCTACCGTTATTCCACAAAATGCTGTTGTCGGCGGCAGTATCCGGGTTCCAGACAGAAAAACCCGTGATGAAATCTATCGATTGATTACTGAAATTAGCCAGCAAACTGCGGCAAGTTATGGTGTGGTGGCTGAAGTGGAAAATTTTCCGCGCTATGACGCAACCATTAATCATACGCTACAAGCCACAAACATGCGGCGGTTATGGCAGAACATTAATGGTGCTGATTCACTCGATTTTATTACGCCGACACCGATTATGGCATCCGAAGATTTCAGTTACTACCTGCAACATATTCCCGGCGCATTTGCGTTGATTGGCAGTGATGATGGACCCGAGCACCAGGTGCCATGCCACAGCCCTTATTACGACTTTAACGATCGCCTGATACCGGCGGTCACACGATTGTTTTCGCGCCTGGTCGGAGTTGGCGTACCTGTTCCGGAGGAACTGCCCTAAATCGTCCATGTGACGTGTTCAAGAGGAGATTTAAATGAGTATATTTGAAGAAAGAGAGTCTGCGATCCGTGCTTATTGCCGAGTATACCCGGTGGTATTCGATAAAGCGGCCAATGCCCGGCAGACTGATGAAAACGGCAAGGAATATATTGATTTTTTTGCTGGTGCTGGGGTCTTGAATTTCGGTCATAACAATCAGCGTATGACCAAAGCGGTAGTTGATTACATTCAATCCAACGGCGTGACCCACAGCCTTGATATGCATACCACGGCCAAACGGCAGTTTATGCAACACTTTACAGATACCATTCTAAAACCTCGCAATATGCCGCATAAAATGCAATTTACGGGGCCGACTGGCACTAATGCAGTGGAAGCAGCGATGAAACTCGCCAGACGGGTGACCGGACGTCAGGATGTCGTGGCTTTTAGTCATGGCTTTCATGGCATGACACTAGGCGCTTTAAGTGCGACGGCCAATCAGTATTTCCGTAATGCAGCCGGTGTGCCGCTTAATCATGTCAAACATTTTGCCTTTGGCTGTGACAAAACCTGTCCTGGCTGTGACTTGGGTTGCGGCATGAACAGTATTGATCAGTTAACCGCCATCTATCAGGACAGCTCCAGTGGTATTGCTCCGCCCGCAGCATTTTTGCTTGAAACGATACAGGCTGAAGGCGGTGTGAAGGTAGCATCAAAAGAATGGTTGCAGGCCCTGGAAAAATTAGCCAAAGAAGTAGGGGCATTATTCATCGTTGACGATATTCAGGTCGGCGTTGGCCGAACCGGTTCGTTTTTCAGTTTCGATGATCTGGGTATTGATCCTGACATTATCTGTCTGGCCAAAGGCATTGGCGGCATGGGCACCCCAATGGCGATGAATCTGGTGAAGCCGGAACTTGATGAACACTGGTCGCCCGGTGAACATACCGGTACTTTCAGAGGCCAGGATATTTCCTTTGTCGCGGGTGATCAGGCACTGACTTATTTTGACAATGATGAGTTGATGAAAGAAGTCAAAGCCAACGGCCAGCAAATGGCTGAAGCTCTGGCCCCATTGGCGCAGCGATACCCAGATGTAAATGTGACCGGTAAAGGCATGATTCTGGGACTGGACGTCGGCAATGGAGATAGAGCCAAAGCCATTGTGAATCAATGTTTTGAAGCCGGTTTACTGATTGCCAGCTGTGGTACCGGTGGACGGGTTGTCAAATTGATTCCACCATTAACCACACCCCAATCTGACTTAAAGACGGGACTGGATATTCTGGTTGAAGTGACTGATAGAGTCATGCAAATGGAGCGAGCCGCATGAGACATCGTGATGATATGACTTTTCCGTTTGAAGAATACGAGCGACGACTACGCGAGTTAAGAGAACGTATTGCCGAACGGCATATGGATGCTGTGGTCATTTCCGATCCTGAAAATATTATGTATCTGACGGATTACCAGACGACTGGCTATTCATTCTTTCAGGCACTGGTTGTTCCGTTGGAAGATGAACCGTTCATGATCACCCGTAAACTGGAAGAATCCAATGTAATCCATCGAACCTGGTTAGATATTACCCGGCCGTATCCTGATACCGGCGATGCCATTCAGATGCTGGTCGATGCACTGCGTGAGTTTGGACTGGATAAAAAACGCATTGGTTATGAACGTAACAGCTACTTTTTCCCTGCCTATCATCAGGACTGCATCCATACCACTTTGACCGATGGCAAATTGCTGGATTGCTTTGGCATCGTAGAGGAAGGACGGGTATGCAAATCACCGATGGAAATAGCATTAATGCAGAATGCTGCCAGAGCGACTGAAGCAGGTATGCAAGCTGGTATTGATGCAGTGCAGGCAGATGTCACTGAAAATGAAATTGGTGCAGCAATCAGCGCAGCAATGTTTAGAGCTGGCGGTGAGCCGCCAGCGGTTATGCCGTATGTGACTTCTGGACCACGCACCATGATTGGCCATGCCACTTGGGAAGGCCGCATTGTGCAGCCAAATGAACATGTCTTCCTTGAAGTGGGGGGGTGTTATCGTCGTTATCACACAGCGATGATGCGTACGATTGTTCTGGGCGCATTAAGTCCATCAATGTACAAGGCTCAGGAAATCATGAAAATGGCGCTGGACGCTGTGCATAAGAACTTCCAGCCTGGCATGACCGTATCCGATGCCGACAATATGATTCGCAATATCATTACTAAAAATGATATTGGTGCTCGACTGGTGACACGTTCTGGCTATTCAATCGGTATTGCTTTTCCACCCAGCTGGGATGAAGGGTATATCGTCAGTCTTAAACAAGGCGAATCCACTGTACTTAAACCCGGCATGACGTTTCATATTATCCCGTGGATGTGGGGCGTTGATGGGGATAAAACCTGCGGTATCTCTGACACCATTCATATTACCGAAGATGGCTGCGAGTCCTTTTTCACCATGGATAGGGATTTTGTCGTCAAAGCCGATCAGGGCAAGCAAAAACTTATCTCACTTGATAAGGGCAACAAAAACGAAACCAAAGCTGATAAACAACCTCAGCAAGCCCAAAAATCTGCCAGTTAATCTACAGAGGTCAACATGCTTATAGCAACAAACCCGTACAGCGGAGAAAAAATCGATAGTTTCCCCTGTCTCAGTAAACATGAAATGTATGCCCGAATCGGTGAGGCCAGCGCAGCTTTTGCTGACTGGAGTGATCGCAGTTTTGAGGAGCGTGCTGAGGTGTTACGTGCAGTCGCCAGACAGTTACGTGCAGAAAAACAAGATCTGGCACAACTGATGGCCTTGGAAATGGGTAAGCCAATAAGAGAAGGGGTACCTGAGGTTGAAAAAGCAGCCTTTTGTGCAGAATTCTATGCTGATAATGCTGAAAAATTCCTGGCCAGGGACACTATCGCATCGGATGCTTCACTGAGTTATGTCTGTTATCAACCTTTGGGCACATTGCTGGGAATCCTGCCCTGGAATGCACCATTATGGTTGGCATTTCGCTATCTGGCACCCGCACTGATGGCAGGCAACACCTGTGTGATGAAACACGATCCCCATGTGCCGCAAACGGCCCAGGCTATAGCAAATGCCTTTGTTAAAGCCGGCGCACCGGAAAATATTATGGTGAATCTGCCCCTGGAAACCCCAGAAGTAGAATTAGCGATTCGGGATCCACGCATAATGGCTGTTTCGTTTACCGGTTCTGGCGGTGCGGGTAGGAAAGTAGCCGAAATTGCGGGCAGTGAAATTAAACCCTGTGTGCTGGAACTGGGTGGTTCGGATCCCAGTATTATTCTGGCCGATGCTGATCTGGAAACAGCCGCGGATGTGGTGACACTGTCACGAATCATTAATGCAGGACAGTCCTGTATTGCTGCCAAACGAATTATTGTCGAGGCTGAAATCTACGATCATTTTGTCGAACTACTATTAAACCGACTCAAAAAATTGCAAATGGGCGATCCATTACAACCTAGTACCGATATCGGCCCGATTGCTCGCAAGGATTTGCAGCTGAATCTACATCGCCAAGTGGAAGATACAGTTGCTGCCGGTGCGAAATGTTTATTAGGGGGCGAATTACCGGATACCGATGGTTTTTTCTACCCGGTCACATTGCTGACCGAAGTGACTCCCACAATGTGTGCGTTTCGTGAGGAAACCTTTGGGCCAATTATGGCGGTGATTAAAGCAGAAGATCATGAACACGCACTGCAGATGGCCAATGATACGGAATACGGTTTAGGTGCCAGCATCTGGACTAAAAATGCCGAACTGGCTTTGCATCTGGCCATGCAGCTTCAATCAGGTCAGGTCGCAATAAACGGCATTGTGAAAACCGATCCTCGATTGCCCAGCGGTGGAATCAAGGGATCCGGTTTTGGCCGAGAGCTCGGGCCACACGGAATCCATGAATTTGTGAACGCCAAACAGGTTTGGATAAAATAATTTCAAGCGGTGAGATCATATTGATCTCACCCAATTCAAATCAGAGATTGGTGATTTCAGCCGCTAGTTCTTCAGCTAATTTATCCAGGTTGTTGCCCAATGCGCGTACCAGAGCAGGATAACCATCAATCGCAAGTGGAGTTTCAATAGTAAATGGCGAAATTAAAAGCATATTTCCTTTACTGTCCTGCAAACGCCATTGCCCGCTGGTCACTGCTTTGCCAGTAAAATGCCCATGAAACTGCTCAATATCCAACTGTAAATTCCACGCCGTTTGTTTTAATCCCCGACTATCTGATACTACCAGCAACTCTGGGAGTTGTTTGCTCAATCGGCTACGCAATCCACGGCGTATTTGTTGACCCAGATTTTCTGCCCAAAGATGCTCATTGGCTTGATGCAGAGTAATGTCATCTATTTGCAATGCAATGCGTTCGCTGTCAAGAAATTCAGCCAGACTAATAGAGCCTATTACTAAGACTTGTGCATCAGGAGTTGAAGCCTGCTCAGAGGATTGAAAGGTTTCTGGCAGGGTATATCGTTGTGTATTAACTGCTTGATTGGCACAAGCCAATAAACTCAATACCAGCAATAAGCTAAAAAACAATTTATTGACTTTTATCAACATAACTAATCCCGATTATTTTGGCGCTCGTGGTACAGGATCGTCGCTGTCACGACGATCAAAAATCAGTGCATTGGGTTGTTCGCCCAGTGTACGTGCAACTGGTTGCAGGTCACGCAGCAGTTTATCCAAACGTTGCAGAGTGCCCGTCATTTCTTGATAAGCGGACGAATCAGGCGACAGCCCCTGCAAAGTGGCTCGAATTTCGGTCAGTGTCTGATTAATGTTTTCAGGGATCTGTTGCGTTTCAGAAGCATTGACCAAGGTTTGAATGCTGGCGGTTAACTCCCTGATTTCGCTCAACATGGTTTCGGAGCTTTCCAGATTACGATCCATGCCGGTTAGAATCGGTTCAACTTCCAGTTGATTGAGTTTATCCAGCAAATTCGACACTTTCAGTTCGATTTGCGCCAAGCCTGTTGAACTGGTTGGCAGAACCTGATGCCCTTCAAACGTTCTGGCCACAAATTCAACTGATTCATCACGCTGAAAATTAAGATCAACAAATAATGAACCGGTCAAAAGGTTACCGGATTTAAGTGAGGCTCTTAATCCGGCATTCAACATGCGGTCGAAGCGGGCTGCCCAGTCTTTGATATCAACTTTTTCACTACCGCCTAAGCGTTGTGGTTCCAAGCGGATTAACACGGGAATAGCAAAGCCGCTCTGCGCATTGCGTTCGGGTGAGGTAAATTTCCAGGGCACACTCGAAACCGTACCAATACGAATACCACGGAATTCAACCGGCGCCCCCTTGGAAAGCCCGCGAACGGTATCTTCGATTAACAGTACATATTCAAGATATTGAGTATAAGCTTCCTGACGCGCACTCTCCTCATCACCGTAAAGGGTAAAAATGCTGTCGGGCTGGGCGCGAGAACCGACCGGTAAATCCTCAAGTACGCCAAATGTCACACCACCGCCTAATAATGCTTCCAATGAGGCAATATTGACTTTGAACCCCTCAGAATCCAGTTTTAAATCGACGCCATTGGCAGACCAGAAACGGGTGCCTTCGGTGACCAGAACATCGTAAGGGCTCTCAATAAATAACTGGTGACGCATTTCACGCTTTTCGCTATCAAATTCAGCGCTTTCAACCCGACCCACATTGAACCCTTGATAGGTGACGGGATCACCAACACGCAGAGAGTTACCCAGTTGACTGATAAGGTTGATACGTAAGCCTTGCACGCCCAGAGTTGAAATAGGCGGTTGTTCCAACACCTCAAATTCACGTTGTTCGATATTACTTTCACCAGGTTGTAATTGAATATAGGCGCCGGATAGTACGGTATTAAGGCCGCTGATCCCTTCTCGGCCTATACGTGGTTTCACGACCCAGAAGCGGGAGTCATCGACCAGCATCGGTTCGGCCTCTGGATTAATTCGTGCAATGATTAGTGTGTGGGTTAAATCATCTGATAGCCGCACCTGTTCCACCTGACCAATATCCACATTGCGCGTTTTGATCATGGTTTTGCCAGCTTCTATCCCCTCGGCATTTGCCATCGTTAAGGTAATTCTAGGGCCTATACGACTGTAGTTGTCATATATCAGCCATAGGCCAATCATGACCGCGACAATCGGCACAATCCAGATGGGGGAAAGACGAGATTGTCTGCCCGCTTTTGCTCGATGCTGGTCGTTCACATTGTCTTCATTAGAGACAGGGGAATCACTCATTCACGGTTTCCTTGGAGTGCGTTTTTTTGGTTGTGTCGGGCGTATCCCATATCAGCCGTGGATCAAATGTCATCGCCGCTAACATGGTTAAAATAACGACAGCCCCAAATGCTAGTGCTGCCGGACCGGGGGTTATCGACATTAAGTTACCAGCCCTGATTAATGCCACCAGTATAGCCACTACAAATAAATCTACCATGGACCAGCGACCGATAAATTCGGTAATCCGATATAAATTGGTTCGGTTATTGGCGCTGAGTTCACTGCTTTTACGTACGACAAATGACAGCCAGATCAACGCCAGCATCTTGCCGACAGGAACCAGAATACTGGCAAAAAAGATCACTGCTGCAATTGGCCAGGAGCCTTTTTGCCATAAATCAATGATGCCTCCAATAATGGTTGCCGGCTGACTCTGGCCCAGCACTGTTGTTGTCATAATAGGATAGGCATTTGCTGGAATGTACATCACAATTGCTGCCGCCAAAAGTGCCCACGTACGTTGCAGGCTATGTGGTAAACGTAGATGCAGGGGTTCGCCACAGCGGCGACAATGTCCATGACCGGAATCGGACAGTTCGTTTATCAAACCACAGGTTGAGCATCCTGCCAAACCTTGTGAAGCCGCCGTTTCGCCTGTGCGAATGCCCTTTGGGGCCTGAGGTTCACCCGCAAGT
Proteins encoded:
- the doeB2 gene encoding N(2)-acetyl-L-2,4-diaminobutanoate deacetylase DoeB2, with amino-acid sequence MSDVWQDTITTAETIRRELHAHPEMGWQEHRTAERVREILSHLNIPWRCCAGTGTVGIINPKGTTAPHIALRGDMDALPLHEATLKVWSSMNEGCMHACGHDGHTATLLATAKWLKYHEAQLKGPVSLVFQPAEEGGHGAREMIKDGALDGVDEIYGWHNWPAIAFGQMLCPDALVMCGNGTFKITLHGQGGHASQPELCRDPVLAASAITLNLQQIISRRLAPQQAAVISVTSIEAPSAPTVIPQNAVVGGSIRVPDRKTRDEIYRLITEISQQTAASYGVVAEVENFPRYDATINHTLQATNMRRLWQNINGADSLDFITPTPIMASEDFSYYLQHIPGAFALIGSDDGPEHQVPCHSPYYDFNDRLIPAVTRLFSRLVGVGVPVPEELP
- a CDS encoding NAD-dependent succinate-semialdehyde dehydrogenase is translated as MLIATNPYSGEKIDSFPCLSKHEMYARIGEASAAFADWSDRSFEERAEVLRAVARQLRAEKQDLAQLMALEMGKPIREGVPEVEKAAFCAEFYADNAEKFLARDTIASDASLSYVCYQPLGTLLGILPWNAPLWLAFRYLAPALMAGNTCVMKHDPHVPQTAQAIANAFVKAGAPENIMVNLPLETPEVELAIRDPRIMAVSFTGSGGAGRKVAEIAGSEIKPCVLELGGSDPSIILADADLETAADVVTLSRIINAGQSCIAAKRIIVEAEIYDHFVELLLNRLKKLQMGDPLQPSTDIGPIARKDLQLNLHRQVEDTVAAGAKCLLGGELPDTDGFFYPVTLLTEVTPTMCAFREETFGPIMAVIKAEDHEHALQMANDTEYGLGASIWTKNAELALHLAMQLQSGQVAINGIVKTDPRLPSGGIKGSGFGRELGPHGIHEFVNAKQVWIK
- a CDS encoding YidH family protein — translated: MSYLQDPRVLFAAERTLLAWNRTGLTFIMFGFLIERSGLLIEVLSNGQERLNTTMTFVIGLAFILLGSVTTVYAARQFQRVLKTLGESEFPEGYRTQWGVIVSLIVALLGSLLAISLFLTYN
- a CDS encoding 2OG-Fe(II) oxygenase, with the translated sequence MNSVLDMQALKTATVNTVPFPFFKVERSIRQDVLDRVIGDFPDIGDGGSFNVDDVPVNPDFKAFLDSIDSPEFRQVICEKFDVKVMELPMMMTLRGYSRQKDGRIHTDSKTKLVTILIYLNESWDAATGRLRILNNAQDMENYVDEIIPGPGSLVAFKVTDNCWHGYPSFEGMRRSIQINFLTSEAAGNKHRFFHKLSAKLKNWLRKRKIKAV
- a CDS encoding aspartate aminotransferase family protein; this translates as MSIFEERESAIRAYCRVYPVVFDKAANARQTDENGKEYIDFFAGAGVLNFGHNNQRMTKAVVDYIQSNGVTHSLDMHTTAKRQFMQHFTDTILKPRNMPHKMQFTGPTGTNAVEAAMKLARRVTGRQDVVAFSHGFHGMTLGALSATANQYFRNAAGVPLNHVKHFAFGCDKTCPGCDLGCGMNSIDQLTAIYQDSSSGIAPPAAFLLETIQAEGGVKVASKEWLQALEKLAKEVGALFIVDDIQVGVGRTGSFFSFDDLGIDPDIICLAKGIGGMGTPMAMNLVKPELDEHWSPGEHTGTFRGQDISFVAGDQALTYFDNDELMKEVKANGQQMAEALAPLAQRYPDVNVTGKGMILGLDVGNGDRAKAIVNQCFEAGLLIASCGTGGRVVKLIPPLTTPQSDLKTGLDILVEVTDRVMQMERAA
- a CDS encoding paraquat-inducible protein A, whose protein sequence is MKPIITLNKVSVDIAPASPESRISLRRMRACHECDWVVVLPALRPGEHATCPRCGHILVRRHFRPAQRSMAFAISALIALILAISFPFVSFEARGISNNIELTQTATSMISFHQPLVALIVALTIIVLPAVYLLGVIWLQFGLLRAAPFPFSRGIARSLSHMHPWMMADVFIIAALVSLIKIAGMAQIELGASFWAFCAFAILLLMTTRSIDADWMWFSLAGEPQAPKGIRTGETAASQGLAGCSTCGLINELSDSGHGHCRRCGEPLHLRLPHSLQRTWALLAAAIVMYIPANAYPIMTTTVLGQSQPATIIGGIIDLWQKGSWPIAAVIFFASILVPVGKMLALIWLSFVVRKSSELSANNRTNLYRITEFIGRWSMVDLFVVAILVALIRAGNLMSITPGPAALAFGAVVILTMLAAMTFDPRLIWDTPDTTKKTHSKETVNE
- the pqiB gene encoding intermembrane transport protein PqiB, with amino-acid sequence MSDSPVSNEDNVNDQHRAKAGRQSRLSPIWIVPIVAVMIGLWLIYDNYSRIGPRITLTMANAEGIEAGKTMIKTRNVDIGQVEQVRLSDDLTHTLIIARINPEAEPMLVDDSRFWVVKPRIGREGISGLNTVLSGAYIQLQPGESNIEQREFEVLEQPPISTLGVQGLRINLISQLGNSLRVGDPVTYQGFNVGRVESAEFDSEKREMRHQLFIESPYDVLVTEGTRFWSANGVDLKLDSEGFKVNIASLEALLGGGVTFGVLEDLPVGSRAQPDSIFTLYGDEESARQEAYTQYLEYVLLIEDTVRGLSKGAPVEFRGIRIGTVSSVPWKFTSPERNAQSGFAIPVLIRLEPQRLGGSEKVDIKDWAARFDRMLNAGLRASLKSGNLLTGSLFVDLNFQRDESVEFVARTFEGHQVLPTSSTGLAQIELKVSNLLDKLNQLEVEPILTGMDRNLESSETMLSEIRELTASIQTLVNASETQQIPENINQTLTEIRATLQGLSPDSSAYQEMTGTLQRLDKLLRDLQPVARTLGEQPNALIFDRRDSDDPVPRAPK
- a CDS encoding PqiC family protein, giving the protein MLIKVNKLFFSLLLVLSLLACANQAVNTQRYTLPETFQSSEQASTPDAQVLVIGSISLAEFLDSERIALQIDDITLHQANEHLWAENLGQQIRRGLRSRLSKQLPELLVVSDSRGLKQTAWNLQLDIEQFHGHFTGKAVTSGQWRLQDSKGNMLLISPFTIETPLAIDGYPALVRALGNNLDKLAEELAAEITNL
- the doeA gene encoding ectoine hydrolase, whose protein sequence is MRHRDDMTFPFEEYERRLRELRERIAERHMDAVVISDPENIMYLTDYQTTGYSFFQALVVPLEDEPFMITRKLEESNVIHRTWLDITRPYPDTGDAIQMLVDALREFGLDKKRIGYERNSYFFPAYHQDCIHTTLTDGKLLDCFGIVEEGRVCKSPMEIALMQNAARATEAGMQAGIDAVQADVTENEIGAAISAAMFRAGGEPPAVMPYVTSGPRTMIGHATWEGRIVQPNEHVFLEVGGCYRRYHTAMMRTIVLGALSPSMYKAQEIMKMALDAVHKNFQPGMTVSDADNMIRNIITKNDIGARLVTRSGYSIGIAFPPSWDEGYIVSLKQGESTVLKPGMTFHIIPWMWGVDGDKTCGISDTIHITEDGCESFFTMDRDFVVKADQGKQKLISLDKGNKNETKADKQPQQAQKSAS
- a CDS encoding ferredoxin--NADP reductase; protein product: MSKWHEGRVVENKQWTSTLHSLKVEAPLEMFEAGQFTRLALDIDGEEISRPFSLVNAPGEQPLDFYFIEVPGGIFSTKLAKLNPGDSVKVATKATGLLTLKQLPPAKKLFLLATGTGIGPFLSIIKTAEVWQQFERITLVHAVRYMEELTYQQMIRNIAENHTHQFSYIPMVSREACDYAIAGRIPAAIMDSKLELRAGGSIDNDSHVMLCGNPDMVQDTMNVLLKRGLRKHSRREPGHISIEKYW